In Zingiber officinale cultivar Zhangliang chromosome 11B, Zo_v1.1, whole genome shotgun sequence, a single window of DNA contains:
- the LOC122035397 gene encoding non-functional NADPH-dependent codeinone reductase 2-like produces the protein MGSVSIPEAKLNSGHAIPVIGMGTASYPIATTETFRTAILEAIALGYRHFDTASFYGTEQRLGEAVAEAIHRGLVKRDDLFITSKLWCTDAHADRVLPALRQSLRTLRLEYIDLYLVHWPLSMKPKDSKFPVDKEDFLPIDLKAVWAAMEECQRTGLTKSIGVCNFSCNKLEQLLSTASIPPAVNQVEMHPVWQQRKLVPFCKEKGIMICAYSPLGSNGTPWGSNKVMECDVLKEIALGNGKSLAQISLRWLSQQGVGVIVKSFSKERMAENMDLFRWKLRDEDLLEISKIPQSRGLTGDNFVSVNGPYKSIEELWDGDV, from the exons ATGGGATCGGTATCAATACCGGAGGCGAAACTAAACTCCGGTCACGCCATACCCGTCATCGGCATGGGGACGGCGTCGTACCCGATAGCGACGACGGAGACCTTCCGCACGGCAATACTGGAGGCCATCGCCCTCGGATATCGCCACTTTGACACCGCCTCTTTCTACGGCACGGAGCAACGCCTGGGCGAGGCCGTGGCCGAGGCCATCCATCGAGGCCTCGTCAAGCGCGACGATCTCTTCATCACCTCCAAGCTCTGGTGCACTGACGCCCACGCCGACCGCGTCCTCCCCGCTCTTCGCCAGTCCCTGCG AACTCTGCGACTCGAATACATCGATCTTTACCTGGTGCACTGGCCTTTAAGCATGAAACCGAAAGACTCCAAATTCCCCGTCGACAAGGAAGACTTTCTCCCCATCGATCTCAAGGCAGTTTGGGCGGCGATGGAGGAGTGCCAGAGGACGGGTCTCACCAAGTCCATTGGAGTCTGCAACTTCTCTTGCAACAAACTGGAGCAACTCCTTTCCACGGCTTCAATTCCCCCTGCTGTGAACCAGGTAGAAATGCATCCTGTTTGGCAACAGAGGAAGCTGGTGCCGTTTTGCAAGGAGAAAGGGATCATGATCTGTGCCTACTCTCCGCTGGGATCCAACGGAACTCCATGGGGCTCCAACAAGGTCATGGAATGTGATGTGCTGAAAGAGATAGCACTCGGCAATGGCAAATCCTTAGCTCAG ATCTCATTGAGGTGGTTGTCTCAGCAAGGCGTGGGCGTCATCGTTAAAAGCTTCAGTAAGGAGAGAATGGCAGAGAACATGGACCTATTTCGGTGGAAACTGAGGGACGAAGATTTGCTGGAGATTAGCAAAATACCGCAATCGAGAGGACTTACTGGAGATAACTTTGTGTCCGTTAATGGCCCTTATAAGTCGATCGAGGAACTGTGGGATGGAGATGTTTAA